A genomic region of Micropterus dolomieu isolate WLL.071019.BEF.003 ecotype Adirondacks linkage group LG11, ASM2129224v1, whole genome shotgun sequence contains the following coding sequences:
- the sumo3a gene encoding small ubiquitin-related modifier 3-like isoform X2, with amino-acid sequence MEEGVKTENDHINLKVAGQDGSVVQFKIKRHTPLSKLMKAYCERQGLAIRQIRFRFDGQPINETDTPAQLEMEDEDTIDVFQQQTGGHC; translated from the exons ATGGAG GAGGGAGTAAAGACTGAGAACGATCACATCAACCTCAAGGTTGCCGGGCAAGATGGGTCGGTGGTCCAGTTCAAAATCAAAAGACACACACCTCTCAGCAAACTAATGAAGGCGTACTGTGAACGGCAG GGTCTCGCAATAAGGCAGATCAGGTTCAGGTTTGATGGCCAGCCTATCAATGAGACGGATACACCTGCACAG CTGGAGATGGAAGATGAAGACACCATAGATGTATTCCAGCAGCAGACGGGTGGGCACTGCTAA
- the sumo3a gene encoding small ubiquitin-related modifier 3-like isoform X1 — translation MSEEKPKEGVKTENDHINLKVAGQDGSVVQFKIKRHTPLSKLMKAYCERQGLAIRQIRFRFDGQPINETDTPAQLEMEDEDTIDVFQQQTGGHC, via the exons ATGTCAGAGGAAAAGCCAAAG GAGGGAGTAAAGACTGAGAACGATCACATCAACCTCAAGGTTGCCGGGCAAGATGGGTCGGTGGTCCAGTTCAAAATCAAAAGACACACACCTCTCAGCAAACTAATGAAGGCGTACTGTGAACGGCAG GGTCTCGCAATAAGGCAGATCAGGTTCAGGTTTGATGGCCAGCCTATCAATGAGACGGATACACCTGCACAG CTGGAGATGGAAGATGAAGACACCATAGATGTATTCCAGCAGCAGACGGGTGGGCACTGCTAA
- the pttg1ipa gene encoding PTTG1 interacting protein a, whose translation MMDLRIFLPALLLVFGLATVWAQSSAPGDVCETKNGTSCEDCLKNVSCLWCIQTKSCITYPVRTILPPHALCPLNDARWGLCWMNFQILIITVSVISAIIIIALLICLLRCCKCENIGSKRFEAKMQRTADKLKTKQEERKAEMKQRHEEIRKKYGLSGQNQYSKFA comes from the exons ATGATGGATTTACGGATTTTTCTCCCTGCTCTTCTACTTGTCTTCGGATTGGCGACAGTTTGGGCCCAGTCTTCCGCACCTGGCGATG TGTGTGAGACAAAGAATGGGACAAGCTGTGAAGATTGTCTGAAAAACGTGTCG TGCTTGTGGTGTATCCAAACCAAGTCCTGTATAACATATCCAGTGAGAACCATCCTTCCACCGCATGCATTATGCCCACTGAATGATGCACGCTGGGGGCTCTGCTGGA TGAACTTCCAGATATTGATAATCACTGTGTCAGTGATTAGTGCAATCATCATCATCGCCCTCCTGATCTGCCTTCTCCGCTGCTGCAAGTGTGAGAACATTGG atcCAAGAGGTTTGAGGCCAAGATGCAGAGGACGGCTGATAAGTTGAAAACCAAGCAGGAAGAAAG GAAGGCAGAGATGAAACAGAGACATGAGGAAATCAGGAAGAAATATG GTCTAAGTGGGCAAAATCAGTACTCCAAATTTGCATGA